From the genome of Perca flavescens isolate YP-PL-M2 chromosome 1, PFLA_1.0, whole genome shotgun sequence, one region includes:
- the tmed3 gene encoding transmembrane emp24 domain-containing protein 3, translating into MLFLGLGCLLLHVFVVFGTELTFELPDNDKQCFYEELEKDVKFEIDFQVIAGGNYDVDCFVTDPLNNVLYNEKKKQYDSFSHTTAMAGVYKVCFSNGFSTFTHKTVYLDFRHGDEEPLIQTMTGSTALTQLESSCVSIHEILKVVADSQTWYRLREAHDRTKAEHLLERVTYWSIGETVLLFVIGIGQVMLLRSFFSEKKGSVAAAT; encoded by the exons ATGTTGTTCCTGGGACTGGGCTGTCTGCTGCTACAtgtgtttgtggtgtttggAACTGAGCTCACGTTTGAGCTCCCTGACAACGATAAGCAATGTTTCTACGAGGAACTAGAGAAAGACGTGAAGTTTGAAATAGACTTCCAA GTCATTGCAGGAGGCAACTATGATGTAGACTGCTTTGTCACTGATCCTCTAAACAATGTCTTGTATaatgagaagaagaagcagtATGACAGCTTCTCTCACACCACAGCTATGGCAGGAGTCTACAAAGTCTGCTTTAGCAATGGGTTCTCCACTTTTACACATAAAACGGTGTACCTGGACTTCCGCCACGGAGATGAGGAACCTCTCATTCAGACCATGACTGGAAGTACAGCACTGACTCAA TTGGAGTCATCTTGCGTCTCCATTCATGAGATCCTGAAGGTGGTGGCTGACTCGCAGACATGGTACAGGCTAAGAGAGGCGCACGACCGCACAAAAGCCGAGCATCTCCTCGAGCGGGTGACCTACTGGTCCATCGGAGAAACCGTCCTGCTGTTTGTTATCGGCATCGGTCAGGTCATGTTGCTCAGGAGCTTCTTCAGTGAGAAGAAAGGCTCTGTGGCAGCCGCCACATAA
- the LOC114557739 gene encoding isocitrate dehydrogenase [NADP], mitochondrial produces MAGYLKALTAVSRSTAAVLTQNPAGLSPAAVCHHRLQQRNYATKRIKVDKPVVEMDGDEMTRIIWEFIKERLILPNVDVELKYFDLGLPYRDQTDDQVTIDSALATNKYNVAVKCATITPDEARVEEFKLKKMWKSPNGTIRNILGGTVFREPILCKNIPRLVPGWTKAMTIGRHAFGDQYRATDFVIDQPGKFKIVFAPADGSKQMEWEVYDFKAGGCGLGMYNTDESISGFAHSCFQYAIRKRWPLYMSTKNTILKAYDGRFKDIFQDIFERTYKPEFDKLKIWYEHRLIDDMVAQVLKSSGGFVWACKNYDGDVQSDILAQGFGSLGLMTSVLVCPDGKTIEAEAAHGTVTRHYREHQRGKPTSTNPIASIFAWTKGLEHRGKLDGNPDLMKFSQTLEQVCVATVENGVMTKDLAGCIHGLANCKLNEHYVNTLDFLDAIKTNLDKALGK; encoded by the exons ATGGCGGGTTACCTCAAAGCTCTGACGGCCGTGTCGAGAAGTACAGCTGCTGTTCTGACGCAAAACCCCGCAGGGCTCTCACCGGCCGCCGTCTGCCATCATAGGCTGCAACAGAGGAACT ATGCCACAAAGCGCATCAAGGTGGACAAGCCAGTGGTGGAGATGGACGGAGATGAGATGACTCGAATCATATGGGAGTTCATCAAAGAGAGG CTCATCCTGCCCAATGTTGATGTTGAGCTGAAGTACTTTGACCTGGGTCTGCCTTACCGTGACCAGACAGACGACCAGGTCACCATCGACTCTGCTCTCGCGACTAATAAATACAATGTGGCTGTCAAGTGTGCCACCATCACCCCCGATGAGGCCCGAGTTGAGG agtttaAGCTAAAGAAGATGTGGAAGAGTCCTAATGGAACCATCAGGAACATCTTGGGTGGCACCGTTTTCCGTGAGCCAATCCTTTGTAAAAACATCCCTCGTCTTGTTCCCGGTTGGACAAAAGCCATGACAATCGGCAGACATGCTTTTGGCGATCAG TACAGGGCCACAGACTTTGTTATTGACCAGCCTGGCAAGTTCAAGATTGTGTTTGCCCCAGCCGATGGAAGCAAGCAGATGGAGTGGGAGGTGTATGACTTTAAGGCAGGGGGCTGTGGGTTGGGAATGTACAACACTGACGAG TCCATCAGTGGATTTGCTCACAGCTGCTTTCAGTATGCCATCCGGAAAAGGTGGCCTCTGTACATGAGCACCAAGAACACCATCCTCAAGGCCTACGACGGGCGCTTCAAAGACATTTTCCAGGACATCTTCGAGAG GACGTACAAACCAGAGTTTGACAAGCTGAAGATCTGGTATGAGCACCGTCTCATTGACGACATGGTGGCCCAGGTCCTGAAGTCTTCTGGAGGATTTGTCTGGGCCTGCAAGAATTACGATGGAGATGTGCAGTCAGACATTCTGGCTCAGG GTTTTGGTTCTCTAGGTCTCATGACATCAGTGCTAGTGTGCCCTGACGGAAAGACTATCGAGGCCGAGGCTGCCCATGGCACCGTCACCAGGCACTACCGTGAACACCAGAGG GGAAAACCAACCAGTACCAACCCGATAGCGAGCATCTTTGCTTGGACCAAAGGACTGGAGCACAGAGGCAAACTGGATGGAAATCCTGATTTGATGAA GTTTTCCCAGACGTTAGAACAAGTCTGTGTGGCAACAGTGGAAAATGGGGTGATGACCAAGGACCTTGCAGGCTGCATCCATGGCTTGGCCAA CTGCAAGTTGAATGAACATTATGTCAACACATTGGACTTCCTGGATGCTATCAAGACCAACTTGGACAAAGCTCTGGGCAAATGA